From Agrobacterium vitis:
CGCCGAAGGCGAAGCCGTTCAAAAAGCGGTTGCTGCAACAGGCAAGCCCTTCTGGATTTCGTTTACACTGGCTGATGAAGCGGGGCAGGACGTTGGAGGCAAACCGAAGCTTCGCTCCGGTGAATTGGTCCAGGATGCGGCTCTTTGGGCGGCTGGCTCTGGCGCATCGGCGCTGCTGTTCAATTGCAGTAAGCCGGAAGTGATGAAGGCGGCCGTGGATGTGGCGGCAGCGACATTCAAGCAAAAGGGTGTTTCGCTGGAGATCGGTGTCTATGCCAATGCCTTTGAAGGCGAGCAGGGGGAGACTGCTGCGAATGAAGGCCTGCATGAGACCCGCGCCGACCTGACGGATGATGCCTATTGTCGCTTTGCCTGCGATTGGGCTGACGCGGGTGCAACGATGATTGGCGGTTGCTGCGGCATTGGCGCGGCGCATATACACCAATTGGCGAAGGCTCTGTCTGCGTAGACTAACCATCTATGCGCCGGGTCGGGTCTTGCGCATGATCCAGAGAAAGGCAAGGCATCCGGCAAGACCTGTGACGATGCCAATCGGCATGTCCTCCGGTGCAACGGCCAGTCTTGCGACGAGATCGGCGAGGATCAGCACCAATGCGCCAGTCAGCGCCGAGAGCGGCAGGACGCGGACATTGTCTGATCCCACCAGTGCTCGCACCATATGGGGAACCATCAGGCCGACAAAGCCGATGGCACCTGAAAAAGCGACCATTGTGCCTGTCATCAGCGCGGAGATCACAAACAGCGTCAGGCGAAGCCGGGCGACGGGTACGCCCAGGGTCGCCGCCGTCTCATCTCCCATGGCCAAGGCATTCAGCAAACGCGCATTGGGCAGGAGATAGCAAAGTCCGGCGGCGAGCACGGCGGCGGGGTAAATCAGGTGCTGCCATTGGGCAAGGCCGAGCCCACCCAACATCCAGAAGGTTACGGTTTGGGTGGCGCGGGGATCTCCGAGAAAGACCAGCAGATTGCCGAGCCCGGTAAAGAAAAACCCGACAATCACGCCCGACAGCACCAGCCGGTCGGCCTGAAGACTACGAGTCAATCCCGCCACCAGTCCCACCGTGGCGGTGGCGAGCAGCGCCCCGCCAAATGCGAAAAGCGGTACGGTCAGCAGCCCGAAGACCATGCCGGTATGCAGCAAGGCGAGGATTGCACCGAAAGCGGCGCCAGAGGAGACGCCGAGCAGATGCGGATCGGCGAGTGGATTTCGGGTCGCTGGTTGCAGGACCGCCCCGGTTAGCGCCAGCCCAGCCCCAACAAGTCCACCGAGCAGCACGCGTGGAAATCGAACATCCCAGACGATACTCACTCGCCCCGCTGGCCAATCCACCGTAAAACTGCCCGGGACCAGGTGATTGGCGAGGATCTTCCAGACGGTGGCAACAGGAATGGGAGCCGCACCCAGTGAAATACCGGCACTGACGACGACGATGATCGTCAGAACCAGCAGGATCGGCACACATAAGCGTCTAATGAAAGTCAAGACTTACAGACTTTGCGGATGAAAGGCTTGGGCCAGCCGGGCGATGGCATCGATATTGCGTGGTCCCGGGGTTGCCTCGACATAGTCAAGCACAACGAAACGATCATTTTTCACAGCGTCGATATTCTGGAAGGCCGGGTTATGCTTCATATAATCGATCTTCTGCTGCGCGGTCACTTCGCCATAGTTGACGATGATAATCACCTGCGGATTCCGCTCGATCACAGGTTCCCATGACACTTCCGTCCAGCTTTTCTGCACGTCATCCATGATATTGACGCCGCCTGCAGCTTCGATCATCGCGGTCGGAATGCCGAAGCGGCCCGATGTGAACGGCTTCTGTTCACCGGAATCATAGACAAAAACGGTTGCTGGCTTGTCGGTTGGGCTGATTTTGGCCTGGATTTTCGCCAATTGCTGGCGATAGCCTGCAACCAATGCGTCTGCCCTGTCTTCGACCCGGAATATTCGCCCCAAGTTGACGAGGTCAACGAACATATCGTCCATCGTCGGCTTGGCCTTGGCCATGATATGAATGCAGCTTTCCGTCAGTTCATAGACCTTGATGCCCAATGGGCTGAGGGTGTCCGGCGTCACCTCGCCGCCGACCTTCATGCCATAGTTCCAGCCAGCGAAATAGAAATCCGCATTGGCATTGAGCAGGACTTCCTTGCTCGGATATTTCGGCGACAGTTCCGGCATTTGGCTGACACCATCACGCAGTTTTTCGTCCAGCGTCTTCCAGCCGGAGACCCCGGTATAACCGACCATATGGTCCTGTAATTTCAGCGCCAGCATCATTTCGGTCAGGTTGACGTCATTGGAGACGGCGCGTTGCGGGGCTGAATCAAAGGTAACCTCACGGTTACAGCTCTTGACGGTAACGGGTTCCGCTGCGGCCGCGGTGAGGCTGACTGCTGCAAGAACAGTTGAAAGCACGAAGGTGAGACGTACGTTTTTCATCTATGGTCCAATGGTTTACGGATCAGGCACTGAGCGCGAAGGAAAAATTGCGGGTGACGCCGCCATCCAGGC
This genomic window contains:
- a CDS encoding homocysteine S-methyltransferase family protein, with amino-acid sequence MTKVRILDGGMSRELLRLGAELKQPEWSALALIDAPDIVRQVHAEFIAAGADVVTTNSYALVPFHIGEERFQSEGPSLIALSGELARQAADASGRKVLVAGSLPPIFGSYEPQNFDPSRVDAYLNVLVANLAPFVDVWLGETLSLIAEGEAVQKAVAATGKPFWISFTLADEAGQDVGGKPKLRSGELVQDAALWAAGSGASALLFNCSKPEVMKAAVDVAAATFKQKGVSLEIGVYANAFEGEQGETAANEGLHETRADLTDDAYCRFACDWADAGATMIGGCCGIGAAHIHQLAKALSA
- a CDS encoding FecCD family ABC transporter permease, which codes for MPILLVLTIIVVVSAGISLGAAPIPVATVWKILANHLVPGSFTVDWPAGRVSIVWDVRFPRVLLGGLVGAGLALTGAVLQPATRNPLADPHLLGVSSGAAFGAILALLHTGMVFGLLTVPLFAFGGALLATATVGLVAGLTRSLQADRLVLSGVIVGFFFTGLGNLLVFLGDPRATQTVTFWMLGGLGLAQWQHLIYPAAVLAAGLCYLLPNARLLNALAMGDETAATLGVPVARLRLTLFVISALMTGTMVAFSGAIGFVGLMVPHMVRALVGSDNVRVLPLSALTGALVLILADLVARLAVAPEDMPIGIVTGLAGCLAFLWIMRKTRPGA
- a CDS encoding ABC transporter substrate-binding protein is translated as MKNVRLTFVLSTVLAAVSLTAAAAEPVTVKSCNREVTFDSAPQRAVSNDVNLTEMMLALKLQDHMVGYTGVSGWKTLDEKLRDGVSQMPELSPKYPSKEVLLNANADFYFAGWNYGMKVGGEVTPDTLSPLGIKVYELTESCIHIMAKAKPTMDDMFVDLVNLGRIFRVEDRADALVAGYRQQLAKIQAKISPTDKPATVFVYDSGEQKPFTSGRFGIPTAMIEAAGGVNIMDDVQKSWTEVSWEPVIERNPQVIIIVNYGEVTAQQKIDYMKHNPAFQNIDAVKNDRFVVLDYVEATPGPRNIDAIARLAQAFHPQSL